A section of the Candidatus Bathyarchaeota archaeon genome encodes:
- a CDS encoding trypsin-like peptidase domain-containing protein, giving the protein MTQLVNSLEVLKSVSDATSALIKKTSQSVVAVKAQMSRGTSVVLSKDGYIVTCNHVLAGCSAVKIGQGEKTLNAKIVGTDPYNDIALLKAERGEFTPIEVGDSEQLSVGQYVLALANPFNRNQPTATQGMVTNVNSTIRGWRGATAMENVIATDAQLNPGFSGGPLIDVEGKLIGINTAYVWQRGIAIPINKVKAITDRLMTGKTAQRGYLGIIANTVAIPQEIAEQAGLEQETGVMIFSVEANSPARKAGLAMGDVLVKFNGKPVTYFYDLPRLLAEDVVDKPVKAVIIRREALLEVTLVPTTHGGEED; this is encoded by the coding sequence ATGACCCAACTAGTCAACTCACTCGAAGTCCTAAAATCCGTCTCAGACGCCACCAGCGCCCTCATCAAGAAAACCTCGCAGTCCGTCGTCGCAGTAAAAGCGCAGATGTCACGGGGCACAAGCGTCGTACTCTCCAAAGACGGCTACATCGTCACCTGCAACCATGTGCTGGCAGGCTGTAGCGCCGTCAAAATCGGGCAGGGAGAAAAAACCTTGAACGCTAAAATCGTGGGCACCGACCCCTACAACGACATAGCCCTGCTCAAAGCTGAACGCGGCGAGTTCACACCCATAGAAGTAGGGGACTCGGAACAGCTTAGTGTAGGACAATACGTGTTGGCGTTGGCAAACCCGTTCAACCGAAACCAACCCACCGCCACCCAAGGCATGGTCACCAACGTAAACAGCACCATACGCGGTTGGCGAGGTGCAACCGCCATGGAAAACGTCATCGCAACCGACGCCCAACTCAACCCCGGCTTCAGCGGCGGACCCCTAATCGACGTAGAAGGCAAACTCATCGGCATAAACACCGCCTACGTCTGGCAACGCGGCATCGCCATACCCATCAACAAAGTCAAAGCCATCACTGATCGACTCATGACAGGCAAAACCGCACAGCGCGGCTACTTGGGCATAATCGCCAACACCGTCGCCATCCCCCAAGAAATCGCTGAGCAGGCAGGATTGGAGCAGGAAACAGGCGTCATGATCTTCAGTGTGGAGGCGAATTCGCCAGCGCGCAAGGCAGGCTTAGCCATGGGTGATGTGCTCGTGAAATTCAACGGCAAACCCGTCACCTACTTCTACGACTTGCCCCGACTGCTCGCCGAAGACGTAGTCGACAAACCCGTCAAAGCGGTCATCATCCGTCGTGAGGCGCTCCTCGAAGTAACCCTCGTTCCAACTACTCATGGAGGCGAAGAAGACTGA
- a CDS encoding phosphate uptake regulator PhoU, whose translation MTDETRKLQFTGGSTFVISLPKKWIEQNHLKKGTTIRLHEEENGLLSIIPSEGKIQEKMNETLIKVKLSEKPGEIIRKIISTYLNGYNLIRVKAENKQLLTPKQRHEIKSFSRSMLVGTEIVKDTSDELALQVLLSYPELSIKNALRRMSIIATSMHKEVIVSLKTLDHEHAKEIINTDNEVDRFNLYVVRQLKSAIQYPRIIKDIGLQSARDCLGYRLITKSVERTADHAVHISEQVLSLTKPVNEDIIEKLELMSNTAISMFEGSVEALFRQNYQLAEAIVEKTEGIIFIEKEAVECSQKTNTDELAHLRLIIESIRRTAEYASDIAEVVLNLTIKSVLSPSI comes from the coding sequence ATGACTGATGAAACAAGAAAATTGCAATTTACTGGTGGCTCTACATTTGTTATTTCTTTGCCCAAAAAATGGATTGAACAAAATCACCTCAAAAAAGGAACAACCATAAGATTACATGAGGAAGAAAACGGATTATTATCAATTATTCCAAGTGAAGGCAAGATCCAAGAAAAGATGAATGAAACTCTAATTAAGGTAAAACTATCCGAAAAACCGGGAGAAATAATTAGAAAAATTATTTCAACATACTTAAATGGGTATAATTTAATCCGTGTAAAAGCTGAAAATAAGCAGCTGCTCACGCCTAAACAAAGGCATGAAATCAAAAGTTTTTCAAGAAGTATGCTCGTAGGAACCGAGATAGTAAAGGACACTTCAGATGAACTTGCTTTACAGGTGTTGTTGAGTTATCCAGAGCTTTCAATAAAAAATGCATTAAGACGAATGAGCATAATAGCTACATCCATGCATAAGGAAGTCATTGTATCACTAAAGACTTTAGACCATGAACACGCGAAAGAAATTATTAATACCGACAACGAAGTAGACAGGTTTAACCTATATGTAGTAAGGCAGTTGAAAAGCGCAATTCAATATCCACGAATCATCAAAGATATCGGTCTTCAAAGTGCCAGAGATTGTTTAGGTTATCGATTAATAACCAAATCAGTTGAGAGAACAGCTGACCATGCAGTTCACATTTCAGAACAAGTGTTATCTTTGACAAAACCTGTAAATGAAGACATAATCGAGAAGTTAGAGTTAATGAGTAACACTGCAATTTCTATGTTCGAAGGTTCTGTTGAGGCGCTTTTTAGACAAAATTACCAACTTGCAGAGGCGATAGTGGAAAAAACCGAAGGAATAATCTTTATTGAAAAAGAAGCAGTTGAGTGTTCACAAAAAACGAATACTGATGAATTGGCACATCTGCGGCTAATTATTGAAAGTATTCGAAGGACTGCAGAATATGCCAGCGATATCGCTGAAGTTGTACTTAATCTGACAATAAAATCAGTTTTGTCGCCAAGCATTTAA
- the pstB gene encoding phosphate ABC transporter ATP-binding protein PstB, protein MAKVDIKKLNVWFKSNHVLKDVDLSIQENTATAIMGPSGCGKSTLVRSINRMNDLIIGSRTEGEVCLDGKDVLSDNNCVYDLRRRIGMVFQKPNPFPKSIFENVAFGPKLHKTCKGDELDGIVEKSLRGAALWDEVKDRLHDSALGLSGGQQQRLCIARALAVEPEVILMDEPCSALDPAATQRIETLIQSLKKKYTVIIVTHNLQQALRVSDYTAFMYVGQLVEYNDTVSIFERPQSELTENYINGKFG, encoded by the coding sequence ATGGCTAAGGTGGATATTAAGAAACTTAATGTTTGGTTTAAGAGTAATCATGTTCTTAAAGATGTAGATTTGTCGATTCAAGAAAATACTGCAACTGCCATAATGGGTCCATCTGGATGCGGTAAATCTACATTAGTTAGATCAATTAATCGGATGAACGATTTGATAATTGGCAGTCGCACTGAAGGTGAAGTTTGTCTTGACGGCAAAGATGTTCTATCAGATAATAATTGTGTTTATGATTTAAGGCGCAGAATTGGAATGGTATTTCAAAAACCTAATCCTTTTCCAAAATCAATTTTTGAAAATGTAGCTTTTGGCCCTAAACTTCATAAAACGTGCAAAGGGGATGAATTAGATGGAATTGTTGAAAAAAGTCTTAGAGGGGCTGCTCTTTGGGATGAAGTAAAGGATCGTTTACATGATTCTGCTCTTGGTCTTTCTGGTGGACAACAGCAGAGACTTTGTATTGCTAGGGCATTAGCGGTCGAGCCTGAAGTGATACTTATGGATGAACCGTGTAGTGCATTAGACCCTGCGGCCACGCAGCGGATTGAGACTCTAATTCAGTCACTTAAAAAAAAATATACAGTGATCATTGTTACCCATAACTTACAGCAAGCGCTTCGAGTATCTGATTATACTGCTTTTATGTATGTGGGGCAACTCGTAGAATATAATGATACTGTGTCTATTTTTGAAAGACCTCAAAGCGAGTTAACTGAAAATTACATTAACGGTAAATTCGGTTAG
- a CDS encoding PIN domain-containing protein yields the protein MLDCLTFDTEPIVAFFRGEPWARQVIDLLQKVQNKDAEGYINIFNLTEVYYTIARRELKAAEENQKLLRLYGLKIVPVEDNGLWREAALIKNKYHLSLGDSFAVVTAQATKSKLVVGSDKELNNLDVPLIKIRK from the coding sequence TTGCTGGATTGTCTGACGTTTGACACCGAACCAATCGTGGCTTTCTTCCGTGGTGAACCGTGGGCTAGACAGGTTATAGACCTACTACAGAAAGTTCAAAACAAAGATGCAGAAGGATACATCAATATCTTCAACTTAACCGAAGTTTATTACACAATTGCACGCCGAGAGCTAAAAGCAGCGGAAGAAAATCAGAAACTGCTACGACTCTACGGATTAAAGATAGTACCTGTTGAAGATAATGGCCTGTGGCGTGAAGCAGCGCTCATAAAAAATAAATATCATTTATCGCTGGGAGATTCATTCGCAGTTGTCACAGCACAAGCTACAAAATCAAAACTTGTAGTTGGTAGCGATAAAGAACTCAATAACTTGGATGTACCACTCATAAAAATAAGAAAATAA
- a CDS encoding HIT family protein: MTQLSENCIFCKIIQRDAPADFVYEDDGVVAFLSNRPVNQGHTLVVPKRHYENIHDIPEDEAAYLFKIAKRLAGAVRDAFGAAGVRLVQNSGEAAGQVVFHLHVHVIPMYQRNVGSHDGAFRDHTSMRDPESLELDAKKLRRHIV; this comes from the coding sequence ATGACTCAGCTAAGTGAAAACTGCATTTTCTGCAAAATAATCCAAAGAGATGCCCCTGCGGATTTCGTCTATGAAGATGACGGGGTTGTGGCTTTTTTGAGTAACCGCCCAGTTAACCAAGGTCACACCTTAGTTGTACCTAAAAGGCACTACGAGAACATCCACGACATACCAGAAGACGAAGCGGCTTACCTGTTCAAAATCGCCAAGCGACTTGCGGGGGCGGTTAGGGATGCTTTTGGCGCGGCTGGTGTAAGGTTGGTGCAGAACAGTGGGGAAGCAGCGGGGCAAGTGGTTTTTCATCTGCATGTCCATGTCATACCAATGTACCAGCGAAACGTGGGCAGCCATGATGGGGCATTCCGTGACCACACGTCTATGCGTGACCCAGAAAGTTTGGAGTTAGATGCAAAAAAGCTACGGCGGCACATCGTTTAG
- a CDS encoding AbrB/MazE/SpoVT family DNA-binding domain-containing protein has product MVEEVIVVSITKKGQATIPKKIREKYRIKDKALLVDDEKGILLKPLPSPADGFGSLKHLFPDKTARELVEEGRREDYEREKRLLRLAGLSDV; this is encoded by the coding sequence ATGGTCGAAGAAGTCATTGTTGTCAGCATCACCAAAAAGGGACAGGCAACAATCCCCAAAAAAATCAGAGAAAAATACCGCATCAAAGACAAGGCACTACTTGTAGACGACGAAAAGGGCATATTACTCAAACCTTTGCCATCACCCGCCGACGGATTCGGTTCTCTAAAACACTTGTTTCCCGATAAAACTGCAAGAGAATTAGTTGAAGAAGGTCGACGAGAAGACTACGAACGTGAAAAGAGGTTGCTCAGACTTGCTGGATTGTCTGACGTTTGA